The following is a genomic window from Sporosarcina jeotgali.
GAGGGTTATTTTGGACTCAGAAGCAATTGCGACCTTGTCCTATACCGTGCCGCACAAGTCCGTCGGATGGATTGAACAGACAGTCTCCACTGCAGTTTGCACACTCGCTCTGCATGAAAGTAAAATTGTGTCTGAGCAAAGTTCCTTTCCAATACATGCGGTGCACGACTGTTCTTATCGGCCTTTTTCAGATGGCAGCTGCTTGTTTTATCTTCATACAAACCAAGGGGTTCGCTCATTTCATGTCAATGTCGATCCCACTCATTTCTTGAAATCCTTTAGACGGATCAGGGGCGATTTATATCTTTGATGGTCCCTCCCTAATTCTTTTTTGCAAGTGTCTCCATTACGAATTTCCATTTAGTTGTTTAACTTTGTTGGAATGATGGTATACAAACACTAGAGCAACAAAGAAACAATTATTAATCTGGTCAAGCAATTACTAATTGGAGGGATTCACAAATGGTAGAAAAATTTATCGTTGAAAACGCAGTACAAGCAAAGGCAAAAGTTGATGAGCTCGAAGCAAAAGGCTATACACATGATGATATTTATGTTTTCGCTCATGACAAAAAGCGCGGAGACCATATTACAGACGCATTAGATACAGAGAAAGCTGGCATGAAAGAACAAGGCTTCCTCGATTCAATGAAGAACATGTTCAGTTCTCGCGGAGATGAACTTCGCAGCAAAATGAGCGGGGCTGGTCTTACTGAAGAAGATGCAGCAGCTGCAGAGAGCGAACTCGACAAAGGAAAACTTGTCGTTATTGCAAATAAATAAAACCTATTAAAACCAAGCACAACCTCGTTCGTTCACGAGGTTGTGCTTTTTGAATGTGCAAAAACTGATGTATTTAGGTATGATGGTGGATGGAAAGCAGGTGCAGTGCATGGAACGTCATTTAGGGAAGATTGGTTTATTTACTGGATTATCAACGCTCGTCCTCTTGATTGTCGGGGTGCGAACGATTAGTGGAGTAGAATTAGGATGGAAAAATTATTTGGCCTTCTCCGTTTTTGCATTAACGGTGGGTCTCATTGCGCTATTGCTTTTGTTTTATAAGCTTCGTATCGCGTTTTGGTTTTTTATGGCCGGAATGGTGATCAGTTTTGAAGAGTTCTTTCGCAGTATCATTACGATTGAAGGAGAACTGGGTCAATCTATTGGTGTTCTATCAGTTTACATATTCTCCTCATTCAGTTTGGGGATCGGATTGATTGTCCAATTTATTAGTATTCTCATGAAAAAGAATCACTAGCACGCACAAAAAAGCAGAACAAGAGGCAAAGACCTCTCGTTCTGCTTTTTTGATATAAAGAGCCGTATCTTATACTGCCTTTTCTTTCTTAATTTGCTTACTTCGCAGTTGTCCGCAAGCTGCATCAATGTCGGTACCTTGCTCCATACGTACTCCACAGTTAATACCTTTTTTCTTAAGCGTTTCATAGAATTTCTTAATATTTGCAGTTTCACTTCTTGTATACTGATCATGTTCATCCACTGGATTATAAGGAATCAAGTTAACATATGACAAATGCCGTTTGTTATAAAGCAACTTAGCGAGCTGTTCTGCTTCAGCAACGTGATCATTCACATCATTTAACAAGATATACTCAAACGTGATTCGACGGTTTGTCGTTTCCAAGTAATAGTCAATCGCATCCATTAACTTTTCAATCGGGTAGGCGCGGTTGATTTTCATGATTCGTGTACGCAACTCGTTATTTGGTGCATGTAGCGAAACTGCCAAATTGATTTGGATGTTTTCATTTGCAAAGTCACGGATTTTTGGAGTCAGACCACTCGTCGATACAGTAATATGACGCGCACCGATCATCAACCCTTTTTGATCATTGACTACTCGCAAGAAGTCCATCAAGTTATCGTAGTTATCAAATGGTTCTCCGATTCCCATAACAACGATATGGCTTACACGTTCTTCGTTGCCTTTCATGTCCAAGTGATGCTGTACGTTCATGATTTGCTCAACGATTTCTCCCGAGTTCAAATCACGGTTTTTCTTTAATAATCCACTTGCACAGAAACTGCAGCCGATGTTGCATCCTACTTGTGTCGTTACGCAGACTGAATGACCATAAGGGAACTTCATCAATACCGTTTCAATTAAATTCCCGTCTTGCATTTTAAATAGGAACTTAATTGTACCGTCTTCAGATTCTTGTTTAACTTCCTGGACAAGTGACTGAATGACATAGTTTTCTTCCAGCAATTCCACACAGTCGCTATTAATGTTTTTCATCTCTGAAAACTGTGTAACCCGCTTTTTATATAACCAATCCCATACTTGTGCAGCACGGAATTTCTTTTGTCCATTTTCTATAAGCCAATCCGTAAGTTGTTCAAATGTTAGACCATATATTGATTTTTTCATTAGACATCCTCATTTCAGATAATGCATTTCATCCGTCCATTGTACAGGATTGTCGCTCAAGACACAACGGGAATGGATTAAAAAAACAGCGCTCTGAAGCCGAGTCGCTGTTTGTTACTTATTTTGATTCACTTTCTTTTCGATTCTCAACTTTGCAATGAATGCTACAATATTCAGCAATGCAACGACGGCCAGCAAAATTCCAACGCCTGTATGGCCATCTGCATAACGGTTCCATGCAAAATAGCTGAGCAGGACTGCAAAAACGATATCTACGGTTTTAGAGTTAAATAAGCTCATCATAAGGTTAACCCTTTTTGACGAATTCGGATTTTAATTTCATTGCACCGAATCCAGTAATTTTACAATCAATGTTGTGATCGCCTTCTACAAGACGAATCCCTTTTACTTTTGTCCCGATTTTCAAAACTGATGAACTGCCTTTTACTTTCAAGTCTTTAATGACGGTCACGGTATCTCCATCTTGCAATGGATTTCCATTCGCATCTTTGACATCCATTTGTTCGGTTTGAACGAGCTCTTCTCCCGCAGTCCACTCATACGCACACTCTGGACATACTAACTGCAATCCGTCCTCATACGTATAGGGTGATCCGCATTGCGGACAATTTGGTAATTGCTCTGTCATTCTAACTCCCCCATTCTCTATCTGACTCCACTATACCAAACAAAAGGAGTCTCGGGAGAACTATTTCAGACGTCAATGTGTCGATCTTAATCCGTCCACGCACTGACCAAGTCAAACAATTGTTGAAAGAACATTCCCATTTCATCATCCGAACCGATTGTTACACGCAGCCACTCTTCAGTCTCTGGTTTTGAAAAATGACGAACGAGGATTTGTTTATCTTTTAAGCTTTTATGGAGTTGTTCAGCAGGAATATCCGGATGATGGACGAATAAGAAATTCGCGGCAGACGGCAATACTTTGAACCCAACAGATTCGAACACGCTTCTCGATTGTTCACGTGTACGAATTATTGCTTGAACAGTCGTTTGGAAATAGTCAGAGTCCTTAACTGATGCAACACCAGCAGCCAATGCTAACTGATCGATTGTGTAGGAATTAAATGAGTTTTTAATACGGTTCAGCGCTTCAATCATTGTGACAGAGCCAATTGCATACCCGATTCGTAGTCCCGCAAGCGAACGGGATTTTGACATGGTACGGGTTATCAGCAAATTGTCGAAACGCTCGAGTAAAGGAATCGCTGTGTCCCCGCCAAAATCGATATAGGCTTCATCTATAATCACTGGCCGCCCCTGATTTTCGCCAGCAATCTTTTCAAGCGATTCGAGCGATAGTGCAATCCCTGTAGGTGCATTCGGATTCGGAAAAATGACTCCCCCATCCGACTGATAAAAAGCTTCTGCATTCAAAGCAAAGTCTTCCTGAAGAGGGATGCGTTCATATGCAATATTAAACAGTGCTGCGTAAGTTGGATAAAACGAATAGGTAATTGCAGGAAATCGGATTGTTTTGCCTGGTGTGAAAAACGCCATGAACGAAAATGCCAGTACTTCATCCGACCCATTTCCGATGAAAACTTGATCCGCCGACACGTGATGCAATTCAGCAAGAGCGACCCGAAGCTTTTCTGGATCGGACTCGGGATATTTGCGCAGATCGGATGTGAGTGCCTGTTGCAATGCCTCAAATACCATAGGACTTGGCCTGTAAGGATTTTCGTTGGTGTTCAACTTAATCCAGCCTTCTCCATTCACTTGTTCGCCTGGTATGTAAGGATCAGTTCGCCGGACCATGCCGCTCCATAATTCATTCACTGAATTCCCTCCTCCTCCTCCATTCGACGAGACTTCAATACAGATTTTACATCTTCAATGGACAGACCTAATTCCTCCATCAGCACAAGAATGTGATAGGTCAAATCCGCAAGTTCGTTCGCCGTTTCATTCAAGTCATTGTTCTTAGCTCCAATTACTACTTCCGTTGTTTCCTCTCCTACTTTTTTCAAAATTTTATCGATTCCTTCACGGAAAAGATAGGTTGTATACGCACCTTCTTTAGGATTGTTTTTCCTATTCTGGATTTGCTTCGCTACTTGTTGAATGATGGTTCTTTTGCTCCGGATGTCATCAGAATTTTCCCTGGAAAAGCACGAGACAGTTCCTAAATGACACGCGGGTCCTTGTGCCTCCACTTGGACTAAAATCGTATCTTGATCGCAGTCGATATCCAGCTGTTTTACGATTTGACGATTGCCAGATGTTGCGCCTTTGTTCCACAGCTCATTCCGCGATCGGCTATAAAACCATGTTTCTCCCGTATCTAACGTCTTTTGAAGAGATTCTTCATTCATATAGCCAAGCATCAGCACTGTGCCAGTTAGTGCGTCTTGAATGATTGCTGGAACTAAGCCTTCACTGTTATAGCGGATATTTTTACCGTTCACTCGTAACACCCCTCGCTGCATCCTTTAAATCAGCCAGCGAAACGATATTAAAGTGCAAGATGGATGCAACGAGTGCTGATTGTGCCTGAGTTTGTTCAAACACCTCACGGATGTGCTCTGCACTGCCTGCTCCCCCGCTTGCCACCACTGGGATCGATACAGAATCCGCCACCAGCTTCGTGAGCTCAAGGTTATACCCATTTCTCATCCCGTCTTCATCGATACAGTTGAGTACAATCTCTCCAGCACCCAGCTCCGCTCCTTTTTGCGCCCATTCGTTTGCATCCATTCCCGTATCTTGCATACCTGCGTTCGCAAATACGGTCCATTGTCCAGTTTCAGATTGACTGACATCCATGGACAGCATGATTCGGCTGGAACCGTACCTTTCAGATGCTTCACGGAGTAAATCAGGATTGTTTAGCGCTCCACTGTTTATAGAAACTTTGTCCGCTCCAGCTTCGATTGCAAGTTCAACGTCTGAAAGTGTTTGAATACCACCGCCAACGATGAAAGGAATTTCGATGCTTTCTCCGATTTGGCGAATTAAATCCAGGAACATTCCGCGCTGTTGCACAGAAGCAGAAATGTCATAGAATACTAATTCATCCGCACCTTCTGTTTCATATTTTTTTGCGAGTTCCAGTGGATCACCAAGTTCTTTTACATCTTGAAACTTCTTCCCCTTTACCACACGTTTATTGTCTATATCTAAGCATGCAATGATTTTTCGTTTCGTCATTTAAAGGACCTCCATCATTTTTTGGAATCGAGTTTCGTTTTCATAGATTGCTTTTCCGACTATAGCTCCATATAGAGAGTCCTGTTTCAGTTTCTCGACATCTTGTACAGTTGTCACACCGCCTGAAGCGATAATGTCCATCTTCGTTTCGTTCTGTAATTTTTGAAGCTCTTCAAAATTAGGTCCAGAGAGCATTCCATCCTTCGCGATGTCTGTATAAATAATGGTTTGAACCCCTGCTTGCTCCAACTTCCGAACCAATGAAGAGACATCAGTTGCGGAGTCTTCTGTCCAGCCGGCAATTGTGGGGATACCATTTTTAGCGTCAATGGAAACAGCCACTTGTTGACCGAATCGGGAAATCGCTTGTTTCAATAAGTCAGGATTATTGATAGCAGATGTCCCTAGAATGACCCGCTCTACTCCATTTGTTAAGTAATCTTCAATTGTCTCAAGAGAACGAATTCCGCCGCCTGCTTGTACAGGAAGTTGCAATGCAGATGCCAGTTCGATAATCAAGTCACGATTAACGGATTGCCCTGTTTTAGCCCCATCCAGATCGACGACGTGCAGCCAAGACGCACCTTGAGACATCCACTTTTTACCGATTTCAAGCGGTGACTCGTGATAAATCGTTTCCTGATTGAAATCTCCTTGAACTAAACGCACACATTTGCCATTTTGAATATCAATTGCCGGAAACAGAATCATTTTTATTTCTCCCCTTTCCTATATCCGTTACAACATTCCTTTAGTTGACGGGATGCCTTTTCGTTCGTTTTTAGCTGCCGCAATACGGATTGCGCGGCCAAATCCTTTGAAAATGGATTCTAAAATATGATGGCTGTTTTTTCCGTACTGTAAATTGATATGCAGTGTCACCCCCGCGTGTCGGGTAAACGCTAGAAAGAATTCTTCAACAAGTTCAGTGTCGAAATCCCCGATCTTATCTTTCAGTCCATCAACATGATAAACAAGAAACGATCTTCCGCTAATATCCATTGTTACAGCAGATAGTGCTTCATCCATAGGAACTGTCACTGAAGCATATCGCTCAATGCTTTCTTTCGTTCCGAGAGATTCTTTAAATGCAGTTCCAAAGGCAATCCCAACATCTTCGACACTGTGATGCTGATCCGTTTCCAAATCCCCTTTACACGTCACTTGTAAATCCAGGCCGCCATGCATCGTTGCAAGGACAAGCATGTGATCGAGAAATCCAACTCCAGTATGGATATCACTCTTTCCTGATCCATCTAACGCGAACTTCATTTTAATATCCGTTTCAGCAGTTTTCCGTTCAATTGTCGATGTCCTCATTCTGATTCCTCCTATGTCCGAACTCGAATCGCTTGCGCATGACCCGTAAGCTGCTCAGTGTTTGCGAGTTCGATAATTGCATCTGAGACGTGTTCAAGTGCATTCTCCGTATAGCGAATAATGCTTGTTTTTTTCACGAAGTCATATACGCCTAAAGGGGATGAAAATTTAGCAGTTCCACTTGTCGGCAGCGTATGATTCGGTCCTGCCACATAATCGCCCAACGCTTCCGGAGAGTAGGCTCCAAGGAAAATCGCTCCTGCGTTTTCAATATCATCGAGACTGTTTTCCGGATTGGCTGTCATGATCTCTAAATGCTCCGGTGCGAGTTCATTAATTATGTCAATCGCTTCACTTTCAGATTCGACAACCGCGATCCAGCCATTTGTTTGGATAGACTTTTTGGCGATATCCATCCTATCCATAAGCTCCAATTGCCGATTGACTTCTGTAGAAAGTGCTTCAGCAATCTGTATAGAAGGTACTAGACAACACGCGGTTGCGTCTTCATCATGTTCCGCTTGAGCTAATAAATCCGCAGCGACAAATTTTAGATCTGATTGTTCGTCTGTCCAAATACAGACTTCACTGGGTCCCGCAATCATATCGATGGATACGTCACCAAACACGAGCTTCTTTGCGCAGGCCACATATGCATTTCCCGGACCTGTAATTTTGAGTACGGGCTGGATAGACTCCGTACCGTATGCGAGTGCTGCAATCGCCTGTGCACCACCAACTTTATAAATCTCATCGACTCCGCATAGATCCGCGGCAACTAAAACTGCCGCGTTAACGGTTCCATCAGCTTGCGGCGGCGTCGTAAGAACGATCCGCTTCACACCCGCGATTTTTGCAGGAATTGCGTTCATCAAAACTGTAGACGGATAAGATGCTTTCCCTCCAGGTATGTAAATTCCTGCAGATGCCAGCGGGCGTACTTGCTGTCCAAGATAAACACCTTCTTCAGGTTCAATCCTCCAGCTTTCCTCTTTTTGCTGTTCGTGAAATCGTTGAATACGTTCTTTTGCGTCTTTCATTGCCTGAAGTAATGATGAAGAAACTTTTTGATAAGCATCCAAAATCTCTTGTTTAGACACTTGGAGTGTTTGTATCGTAACCCCGTCAAACCGTTCAGTTAGCGCTAGAAGTTCAGCATCTTGAAATTTTTTGACGCGGTCGATGATTGTTCTTACCGTTTTTTCAACGGGAGAAGCGGATGTCCGGCGGGCAATCCTTTTAGTGATTTGGTTACGCGTTGTGATAATCTGCACGTCGTTCGTCCACTCCCTTTTTCAAAAGGTCCATACACGTCTTTACTTCAGCTGTTTTCGTTGCATAACTTGCTTTATTCACGATGACACGCGTACTTACTTTTTCGATTTCACGTAAGACAACCAATCCGTTATCTCTAAGTGTCGATCCCGTTTCGACGATATCTACAATGACGTCTGACAGGCCCGCAATCGGTGCAAGTTCAATCGATCCATTCAATCGGCTGATTTCGGTCCGGATTCCTGCTTGATCGAAATAGTTCTTTGCAATCGCTGGATATTTAGTGGCAACTGAAAGTGATTTCGTATCTGCAGGGAAACTATCGGAGAACCCAGCAACGACTAACCGACATTTCCCGAACCCCAAGTCTTGCAGCTCGTAGACGTCTTTCCCATCTTCCATAATCGTATCTTTGCCCACGATTCCGATATCGGCTGCACCCTTTTCTACATAAGTCGGAACATCTGCCGCTTTGACGAACAACAATTGGAAGTCCTCGCTTAAACTCGTGATGACCAATTTTCGCTCATCGTACAGCGTATCGGGGAAAGCGATTCCTCCTTCAGACAGGAGCTCTCTCGCTTTTTCTGCAATTCTGCCTTTAGCGACTGCGATTTTCATTGGCACCATAACCTTTCATCTCTCCCCTTCATCCCATTATTTTTTAGCTGAAAAAATCGCTTCCACATCAAAGGCGAATCCAACCGCTGGCAATTGCGCATGAAACTTTCGGCTAACCTCATCATATCGACCACCCATCAGCAGCGGCTTTCCGACAGTATTACTGAATCCCTGAAATTGGATTCCTGAATAATAGTCCATGTCGTTGACCATACCGAGATCGACTGTCACGTGACTTTCATAGCCTGATTCAACGATTAGTCCGTACACAGCTTCCATATGCTGCATGATAGCAGTCATTTGGTCGTTCTTATCATACTTTCGAAACCGCTTGAAAACAGATGGTGCATCCCCATATGAAAAAGCCGTTTCAAGAAGCCTTTCTCTAATCGTTTCATCCGTATTATTTTGCTTAAGAAAATCAGCTAGCCCACTGCTGTTTTTCATTTGAATAAACGATTTCACTTGCAGCTGTTCCTCTGCAGTCAATTGAAGAATCCGATTCAGTTCAGATAGAATTCCCGCGTGACCAAGCTCAATTTTAAAATCATTCAGTCCTAATTCAGTGAGTGCCTGACAGGCGAGAACAATCACTTCTGCATCATTTTCAGCGGATTGGTTACTGAATAACTCGATTCCCGCTTGCCTGCGTTCGGTCGGAATCGTCAAATCATCCGACTGACGGAAGACAGATTGTATATACCAGCAGCGAATTTCTTTATCTAAGTTTTTATAAGTCGATGCGAGTTCCCGCATCAGTGGGATTGTCACGTCTGGCCGCAACACTAAAATGTCTCCAGTATGGTCGATCAGCTTCAGGAGACTTTTTCGGCTTTGCGCAGTTTGGAGAGATTCATATGTTTCGTAACTTTCGAGAACTGGTAAATTGACTTCACTGTATCCTTTCGGTAAAAAGGAATTTCGAAAGACTTCTCGTAATTCGTACTCCTCTTCAGCCGATTGAAATAAATTCCTCAAACAACCGCCTCCTCTTACTTTATCACTTTACTACGATGAAGTTATCTAGTACTATAAATAGATAATTAAGAAATGTCAACAAAAAAGGAGTTTGATATAAATGTTTGATTATCACATGCATACCTCTTTTTCAGCAGATTGTGACGCGCCTCCAGAGGAGATGGTCCGCGCTGCTATTCAAAACGGACTTACTGAAATTTGTTTTACAGATCATGTTGACTACGAATATCCGGATAAGAATTTCATATTCGATTATAATCAGCACGCTTACAAAGAAGAAATTGCACAATTGCAAGACCGTTACGGGAGTGATATACAAGTAAAACGCGGTGTGGAAATTGGGGTTCAGCCTCATATACTGGATTCATACACAAAATTGATTCGAGACGAAGAATTCGACTTTGTCATTTGTTCGCTCCATACTGTTGAAAAAAAAGATCTGCACTTCGGAGCTGTTTTTGAAAACCGGACAATGGATGAAGCCTATGATGCGTATTATCAGGAGTTGCTTCGATGTATCCGGAAATTTGACGCTTACAGCGTGTTAGGACATGTGAATCTTATTGAGCGATACGCGAAACAAGCACCTTCCTATGATTTCCATGACTGCTTGAAAGAAATCTTTTCTGAGGTCATTCCACGAGGGAAGGGAATAGAGATAAATACGTCAGGTGTACGGTATGGATTACCTGAAGCCATGCCGCACACTGATATTCTTGAACTATACAAATCTTGCGGCGGTGAGATTTTAACAATTGGTTCCGATGCCCATAAACCGATTGATGTCGGTTTCGACATTCGCAAGAGTTTGCAGATTGCTTCAGATATCGGATTCCGCTTCGTCGCCACATACGACAAAGGAGAACCTCAATTCCATTCAATAGATAAATTACTATTTTAATTAGAAAAGGACCTTCCACTGATGGATAGGTCCTTTTCCTATTAAGCTTTAGACGTAACGAGCTGCTTATTCACTGCTGCATGAACTTCTGTTGGAAGCCCCCATAATTTGATGAATCCTACTGCGGCTGCTTGGTCGAACTCGTCATCAGACGTATACGTCGCCAATTTTTCATCATAAAGAGAATTATCGGATTTACGCCCTTCTACAATGGCATGCCCTTTAAAGAGTTTCACTCGCACGGTGCCGTTGACGACTTGTTGTGAGTCTTTGATGAACGCCTCCAAAGCACTTCGTAATGGAGAAAACCAAAGTCCGTTATAGATGAGCTCACTTAACTTTTGAGAGATAATAGGTTTGAAATGTGCCGTCTCCTTTACAAGCGTGATGTCTTCAAGTTCTTTATGCGCTTTTATCAGCGTCATGGCACCTGGACATTCATACACTTCACGGGATTTAATGCCAACGAGACGGTTTTCAACATGGTCAATGCGGCCAACACCATGTTTGCCAGCAAGCTCGTTCAAATACAAGATCAGCGCATCAAGTTCAAATGCCTTTCCATCTAGACTTATAGGAACACCTTGTTTAAATGTAATCTCAACAACATCCGCCTGATCTGGTGCTTCTTCAATAGAAGACGTCAGACCATACGCATCTTCCGGCGGTGCTGCCCAAGGGTCTTCAAGAATTCCACATTCGTTACTGCGTCCCCAAAGGTTTTGGTCAATCGAATACGGACTGTCCAAGACGATTGGCACTGGAATGTTGTGCTCTTTTGCATAAGCAATCTCTTCTTCACGCGACCAGCTCCACTCACGAACGGGTGCGATTACTTCTAATGTTGGATCCAGCGCTTTAATCCCTACTTCGAAACGAACCTGATCATTTCCCTTACCTGTGCAGCCGTGCGCGACAGCCACCGCATTTTCCTTATGCGCGACTTCGACGAGCTTCTTAGCAATGAGCGGGCGGGATAACGCAGAAATAAGCGGATACTTTTCTTCGTAAAGTGTTCGTGCTTGGAGTGCCAGCAATGCATAATCCTGTGCGAACTCAGATTTAGCGTCAATAACATAACTTTCAATTGCACCGACTTGAAGAGCTTTCTGCTGGATGAAATCCAAATCTTTCCCTTCCCCAACGTCTAAACAACATGCAACCACTGCATAGCCCTGCTCCGTTAGCCATTGAACTGCTACAGAAGTATCAAGTCCGCCTGAATAAGCTAATACTACTTTTTTCTTCGTCATAATAAAATCCCCTCTCGCTACGTTATGTATCTTTATGCACAATAAAGTATATTTATAATAACACGTTGTTTCGTAAATGCAAAGAAAAATACTGATTCTTTTAATAGGCGAAATATTCTGTACCGCTACGAATCTGCACTTCAGTGAGTTTACACAATAAAAAAGCACATCATTTAAGATGTGCCTGATACTCGATATTAACTTAATCCGTGTGCTGCCATTGCGTCTGCCACTTTTAAAAATCCTGCTACGTTCGCTCCCATAATGAGGTTACCTGGTTTGCCGAAACGATCTGCGGCATCTATGCAACTTTCATAGATGGAGCGCATAACCACTTTCAAACGATCATCAACTTCTTCCGCAGTCCAGCGAAGACGCATGCTGTTTTGGGACATTTCCATCGCAGAAACGGCTACGCCCCCTGCATTCGCGGCTTTAGCTGGTGCAAATAGAATGCCATGTTCCTGGAAAATAGTAAGTGCCTCATTTGTACACGGCATATTTGCTCCTTCTCCAATAGCTGTAACACCATTCTTAATAAGAAGAAGCGCACTTTCCTCATCGATTTCGTTTTGAGTCGCACAAGGAAGGGCGATATCGCAAGGGATGCTCCATACCCCCGAACAATCTTCTATATAGCGCGCTTCGGGATGTGTTTTCACATATTCCTGAATCCGCTTGTTTTCCACTTCTTTTAACTGTTTCACACACTCCAGGTCAATACCATCTGAATCGACAATATATCCCGAAGAATCACTGCACGCAATCACTTTAGCTCCTAATTGCTGAGCTT
Proteins encoded in this region:
- a CDS encoding argininosuccinate synthase, which translates into the protein MMTKKKVVLAYSGGLDTSVAVQWLTEQGYAVVACCLDVGEGKDLDFIQQKALQVGAIESYVIDAKSEFAQDYALLALQARTLYEEKYPLISALSRPLIAKKLVEVAHKENAVAVAHGCTGKGNDQVRFEVGIKALDPTLEVIAPVREWSWSREEEIAYAKEHNIPVPIVLDSPYSIDQNLWGRSNECGILEDPWAAPPEDAYGLTSSIEEAPDQADVVEITFKQGVPISLDGKAFELDALILYLNELAGKHGVGRIDHVENRLVGIKSREVYECPGAMTLIKAHKELEDITLVKETAHFKPIISQKLSELIYNGLWFSPLRSALEAFIKDSQQVVNGTVRVKLFKGHAIVEGRKSDNSLYDEKLATYTSDDEFDQAAAVGFIKLWGLPTEVHAAVNKQLVTSKA
- a CDS encoding ATP phosphoribosyltransferase regulatory subunit; the encoded protein is MRNLFQSAEEEYELREVFRNSFLPKGYSEVNLPVLESYETYESLQTAQSRKSLLKLIDHTGDILVLRPDVTIPLMRELASTYKNLDKEIRCWYIQSVFRQSDDLTIPTERRQAGIELFSNQSAENDAEVIVLACQALTELGLNDFKIELGHAGILSELNRILQLTAEEQLQVKSFIQMKNSSGLADFLKQNNTDETIRERLLETAFSYGDAPSVFKRFRKYDKNDQMTAIMQHMEAVYGLIVESGYESHVTVDLGMVNDMDYYSGIQFQGFSNTVGKPLLMGGRYDEVSRKFHAQLPAVGFAFDVEAIFSAKK
- a CDS encoding histidinol-phosphatase HisJ family protein produces the protein MFDYHMHTSFSADCDAPPEEMVRAAIQNGLTEICFTDHVDYEYPDKNFIFDYNQHAYKEEIAQLQDRYGSDIQVKRGVEIGVQPHILDSYTKLIRDEEFDFVICSLHTVEKKDLHFGAVFENRTMDEAYDAYYQELLRCIRKFDAYSVLGHVNLIERYAKQAPSYDFHDCLKEIFSEVIPRGKGIEINTSGVRYGLPEAMPHTDILELYKSCGGEILTIGSDAHKPIDVGFDIRKSLQIASDIGFRFVATYDKGEPQFHSIDKLLF